From Oligoflexia bacterium, the proteins below share one genomic window:
- the metH gene encoding methionine synthase, whose translation MSNIEHILQQRILLLDGATGTAIQDLNLSPSDFGGESYYGCNEHLNLTAPDKILQIHENYLAAGADIIETNTFGGLAFVLDEFSLGQKAYDINFNAAQIAKKAAMAFSTSEQPRFVAGSLGPSTKSLSVTGGITFDELNLHYRDQIKALIEGGVDYLLFETVQDMRNLKAAFTAALDLFTDEPSLTHPIAISATIETMGTTLAGQSIEAFWSSIAHLPLLYLGLNCATGPDFMTDHLRSLHALSHVPLACIPNAGLPDEEGLYTLEPKQLADKLAFFIQNGWINVLGGCCGTNYKHIKALRELINQQPQPRQRPNHSIHHLSGINFLEITDDQLPILVGERSNIIGSRKFKKLIESENFEQAAEIPRQQVKAGADIIDICLANPDRDELSDMKNFLIYVNKTLRAPWMIDSTDATVIEYALKQSQGKAIINSINLEDGLERFEMVVPLAKKYGAALIVGTIDDDPKQGMGISLERKIEIAQKSYSILTQDYNISPYDIYWDSLVFPCATGDENYLASAKATVSAITELKKRFPHTKTALGISNVSFGLPSAGREVLNAVFLYHCSKAGLDLALVNTQMLQRYASISVQEKKLAEDLLWSGEQRYIDAFASFYRQKKSSTNTITQSKRSLDEHLSYAIIEGSKDQLIERLDEKLKTQKALDIINGPLMSGMNEVGRLFNNNELIVAEVLQSAEVMKTAVDHLEQYMDKTDSISQDTVMLATVKGDVHDIGKNLVDIILSNNGYKVINLGIKITSQELIAAYKKHKPSIIGLSGLLVKSAQQMAITAADLQRENINIPLLVGGAALSKNFTTAKIAPCYSGHVYYAKDAMTGLALCKKILNQDKNTPLPVKTITQANAQSLNTSKKNAVEGKSNVPPAKTIPKIYHDGTVQTVEQLDHVKNFINPRMLYGRHLGLPNSQVDLLFPIFKSRAGENDLLKKSTELKQQVEEVYCYAKEHHLFNPQYIVEDFLCLKNKNSIELFNKQEQLIETFTFPRQDKADYLCLSDYVKNEKPYDICAMFICSLENKAREQALIWKDEGEYLKSHILFALNLEMAEALAEYVHCIIRTNWNIEHKAYSLKEMFQAKYQGKRYSFGYPACPDLEDQRKLFKLLKPERINIELTEDCMMNPEASVSAMVFHHPQAKYFSV comes from the coding sequence ATGAGCAACATAGAGCACATTCTTCAACAACGCATTCTGCTGCTTGATGGCGCAACAGGAACCGCTATTCAGGACTTAAATCTTAGCCCATCTGACTTTGGTGGTGAATCCTATTACGGTTGCAATGAACATCTTAATTTAACCGCTCCTGATAAAATTCTCCAAATTCATGAAAACTACTTAGCTGCCGGTGCAGATATTATTGAAACCAATACTTTTGGCGGTCTTGCTTTTGTTTTAGATGAGTTTTCATTAGGTCAAAAAGCTTATGATATCAACTTTAATGCTGCACAAATTGCCAAAAAAGCTGCCATGGCTTTTTCTACATCTGAGCAACCCAGATTTGTTGCCGGTTCATTGGGCCCTAGTACTAAATCTTTATCGGTTACCGGTGGCATTACTTTTGATGAGCTGAATCTACATTATAGGGATCAAATCAAAGCTTTAATTGAGGGGGGTGTAGACTATCTTTTATTTGAAACAGTACAAGACATGCGCAACCTAAAAGCGGCGTTTACCGCCGCCCTGGATTTGTTTACAGATGAACCTTCTCTTACTCACCCTATTGCTATCAGCGCAACCATTGAAACCATGGGCACAACCTTGGCAGGACAAAGCATTGAAGCTTTCTGGTCTAGCATTGCTCACCTACCTTTGTTATACCTAGGCTTAAACTGTGCAACAGGGCCTGACTTTATGACCGATCATTTGCGTTCTTTGCATGCTTTATCACATGTGCCTTTAGCATGCATACCAAACGCAGGTTTACCTGATGAAGAAGGTTTATACACACTTGAACCAAAGCAATTGGCTGATAAGCTGGCCTTTTTTATCCAAAATGGCTGGATCAATGTTCTTGGTGGCTGCTGTGGAACCAACTATAAGCATATCAAAGCCTTAAGAGAGCTTATCAATCAACAGCCTCAACCTAGACAGCGGCCAAACCATTCAATTCACCACTTGTCAGGAATCAATTTTTTAGAAATCACCGATGATCAACTGCCTATTTTGGTAGGAGAACGCAGCAATATTATTGGGAGCAGAAAGTTTAAAAAACTTATTGAGTCTGAAAACTTTGAACAAGCTGCAGAAATCCCAAGACAGCAAGTTAAAGCTGGTGCTGACATTATTGATATCTGTTTAGCAAACCCAGATAGAGATGAGCTATCTGATATGAAAAACTTTTTGATCTATGTCAATAAAACCCTCAGAGCTCCATGGATGATTGACTCAACCGATGCCACTGTTATTGAATATGCTTTAAAACAAAGTCAAGGTAAGGCTATTATCAACTCAATCAACTTAGAAGACGGTCTAGAACGCTTTGAAATGGTTGTACCCCTTGCAAAAAAATATGGTGCCGCATTAATTGTTGGAACCATTGACGATGATCCCAAGCAAGGCATGGGAATAAGCCTTGAAAGAAAAATAGAAATTGCACAAAAATCTTATAGCATTTTAACCCAAGATTATAATATCAGTCCATATGATATCTATTGGGATAGCTTGGTTTTTCCCTGTGCTACAGGTGATGAAAACTATTTAGCTTCTGCAAAAGCAACAGTTAGTGCAATTACTGAACTTAAAAAACGTTTTCCCCATACTAAAACAGCTCTTGGAATATCCAATGTATCTTTTGGCTTACCTTCTGCGGGTAGAGAAGTGTTAAATGCGGTTTTTTTATACCATTGCAGTAAAGCTGGTTTAGACTTGGCTTTGGTCAATACTCAAATGTTGCAGCGTTATGCAAGCATATCTGTCCAAGAAAAAAAATTAGCGGAAGATTTATTATGGAGCGGTGAACAACGTTACATTGATGCCTTTGCAAGCTTTTACAGACAAAAAAAATCCTCTACAAATACAATCACTCAATCTAAGCGAAGCTTAGATGAGCACTTATCTTATGCCATTATTGAAGGCAGCAAAGACCAATTGATAGAACGACTTGATGAAAAATTAAAAACGCAAAAAGCGCTTGATATCATTAACGGACCGCTTATGTCTGGAATGAATGAAGTTGGACGTTTATTTAATAACAATGAACTGATTGTGGCTGAAGTCTTACAAAGCGCTGAAGTCATGAAAACAGCGGTTGACCATCTTGAACAATATATGGATAAAACAGACAGTATCAGTCAAGATACCGTTATGCTTGCTACGGTTAAAGGTGATGTTCATGATATTGGCAAAAACTTGGTAGATATTATTTTATCCAACAATGGTTATAAAGTGATTAATTTGGGAATTAAAATCACTTCACAAGAGTTAATTGCTGCCTACAAAAAACACAAACCTTCAATTATTGGCTTATCTGGTTTATTGGTTAAGTCTGCCCAACAAATGGCCATCACAGCTGCTGATTTACAGCGAGAGAACATTAATATTCCACTTTTGGTTGGTGGTGCAGCTCTATCAAAAAACTTTACCACTGCAAAAATTGCCCCATGTTATTCAGGTCATGTTTATTATGCAAAAGATGCTATGACTGGCTTAGCGCTTTGTAAAAAAATTTTAAATCAAGATAAAAATACTCCTTTACCGGTTAAAACAATAACCCAAGCGAATGCCCAAAGTTTAAATACATCCAAGAAAAATGCTGTTGAAGGAAAAAGCAATGTTCCTCCGGCTAAAACCATACCTAAAATATACCATGATGGAACCGTGCAAACGGTTGAGCAGCTAGATCATGTAAAAAACTTTATTAATCCAAGAATGCTGTATGGTCGTCATCTGGGTTTACCCAACTCACAAGTAGACTTGTTGTTTCCCATATTTAAATCAAGAGCGGGTGAAAATGATTTGCTAAAAAAATCAACTGAACTCAAACAACAAGTAGAAGAAGTTTATTGTTATGCAAAAGAACATCACTTGTTTAACCCTCAGTATATTGTTGAGGATTTTTTATGTTTAAAAAATAAAAACAGCATTGAGCTGTTTAATAAGCAAGAGCAGCTGATAGAAACTTTTACATTTCCTAGACAAGACAAAGCTGATTATTTGTGCCTGTCTGATTATGTTAAAAATGAAAAACCTTATGATATCTGTGCCATGTTTATCTGCAGCTTAGAAAACAAAGCTAGAGAACAAGCCTTAATTTGGAAAGATGAAGGAGAATATTTAAAATCACACATCTTGTTTGCCCTCAATTTAGAAATGGCAGAAGCTTTAGCTGAGTATGTTCACTGCATCATTAGAACAAACTGGAATATTGAACATAAAGCTTACAGTCTAAAAGAAATGTTTCAGGCAAAATATCAAGGCAAACGTTATTCATTTGGCTATCCTGCTTGCCCAGATCTAGAAGATCAAAGAAAACTTTTTAAACTTCTTAAACCTGAGCGCATTAACATTGAACTAACCGAAGATTGCATGATGAACCCAGAAGCCAGTGTTAGCGCCATGGTGTTTCATCATCCACAAGCAAAATATTTTTCTGTTTAA
- a CDS encoding crosslink repair DNA glycosylase YcaQ family protein yields the protein MTKSNSQYISKAEVRKLFLIEQGFGCNQTKIIKHNHLKNLMSKLHVLQLDAIPVVARTQYLPAFSRLGIYDSRLLEEIAYEMDHWFECWAHEASLVPVEYEPLFRWSKERVKQGYTWKSLYRFATNEKKYIESVYLELKERGRLKAKDIFDQQKLPKSTWGHYSYASRALDWLFRIGQVGIRRVGNFEKEFDCIENIVPKKIHQQKTPTIEQAMKQLLLISVQALGVATEDEIVDYFRLPPKIAKPYLKQLYEDKKLERWQVESWSKPAFSLPKLPAIKNISMDNVTALLSPFDPVVWHRPRTERLFDFFYRIEIYVPQEKRKWGYYVLPFLMEGDLVARVDIKADRTTHSLQVLAAYAEKDVDKKKVASSLSHELKKMSQWLNLKTIQLGRKGDLMNNLRKEF from the coding sequence ATGACAAAATCTAACTCTCAATACATATCTAAGGCTGAAGTTCGTAAACTCTTCTTAATAGAGCAGGGCTTTGGTTGCAATCAAACGAAGATAATAAAACATAATCATCTTAAAAATTTGATGTCCAAACTGCATGTCCTGCAACTGGATGCAATTCCTGTTGTAGCAAGAACACAATACTTACCTGCTTTTTCTCGTTTAGGCATTTATGATAGCCGTTTATTAGAAGAGATTGCTTATGAAATGGATCATTGGTTTGAATGCTGGGCGCATGAAGCTTCACTGGTACCAGTTGAGTATGAACCGCTATTTCGTTGGTCAAAAGAGCGAGTAAAACAGGGGTACACATGGAAATCACTCTACCGATTTGCAACAAATGAAAAAAAATACATTGAAAGTGTATATTTAGAATTAAAAGAAAGAGGAAGACTAAAAGCAAAAGATATTTTTGATCAACAAAAACTCCCAAAAAGCACTTGGGGGCATTATTCCTATGCATCTAGAGCCTTAGACTGGTTGTTTCGTATTGGACAAGTTGGGATTAGACGCGTTGGTAATTTTGAAAAAGAGTTTGATTGCATAGAAAATATTGTACCCAAAAAAATTCATCAACAAAAAACACCTACCATAGAACAAGCGATGAAACAGTTATTGCTTATTTCTGTACAAGCACTTGGTGTTGCAACAGAAGATGAGATTGTGGATTATTTTAGGTTGCCGCCTAAAATAGCTAAACCGTATTTAAAACAGCTGTATGAAGATAAAAAGTTAGAACGCTGGCAAGTTGAGTCATGGAGTAAGCCAGCTTTTTCTTTGCCAAAACTACCCGCTATTAAAAATATTTCAATGGATAATGTTACGGCACTTTTATCTCCTTTTGATCCAGTTGTTTGGCATAGACCAAGAACCGAGAGATTGTTTGATTTCTTTTACCGAATTGAAATTTATGTTCCTCAAGAAAAAAGAAAGTGGGGGTATTACGTGTTACCTTTTTTGATGGAAGGTGACTTGGTGGCCAGAGTTGATATTAAAGCTGATCGTACAACACATTCATTGCAAGTCTTGGCTGCTTATGCAGAAAAAGACGTGGATAAAAAGAAAGTAGCAAGCTCTCTTAGTCATGAGTTAAAAAAAATGTCACAATGGTTAAATTTAAAAACAATTCAATTGGGTAGAAAAGGTGACTTAATGAATAATTTGAGAAAAGAGTTTTAA